A single region of the Pontimicrobium sp. SW4 genome encodes:
- a CDS encoding GTP-binding protein, translating into MSLNNDIVLRPRFKIELKKNNQEVLKVFEEAKKTQKDFIVSRVDDHVFIKIPKADQHFWSPQLHLEIIEIDNNSSRLFGLFGPNPTVWTMFMFFHFIVAGLFIGFGIWAYTNWTLKTDFAIQLFVAILMIVLWVALYFGGRLGKATGRDQMVLLHNFMNSLLYSK; encoded by the coding sequence ATGTCTCTAAACAACGACATAGTATTACGCCCAAGGTTTAAAATTGAACTTAAAAAAAATAATCAAGAAGTTTTAAAGGTTTTTGAAGAAGCCAAAAAAACTCAAAAAGATTTTATTGTATCTAGAGTTGATGACCATGTATTTATAAAAATTCCTAAGGCTGACCAACATTTTTGGTCACCACAACTACACCTAGAAATCATTGAGATTGATAACAACTCTAGTCGCTTGTTTGGCTTATTTGGACCTAATCCAACCGTATGGACTATGTTCATGTTTTTTCACTTTATTGTTGCTGGTCTATTTATTGGCTTTGGAATTTGGGCATACACAAACTGGACTTTAAAAACCGATTTTGCCATTCAATTATTTGTCGCCATACTAATGATTGTTTTATGGGTTGCACTCTATTTTGGAGGCCGTTTAGGAAAAGCAACTGGAAGAGATCAAATGGTACTCCTGCATAATTTTATGAATAGTTTACTCTATAGCAAATAG
- a CDS encoding MerR family transcriptional regulator, whose amino-acid sequence MYVELPEKRYYGIGEVAKAFDVNTSLIRFWEKEFDILKPKKNAKGNRKFTPEDIKNLKFIYHLVKERGFTLEGAKTHLKEEKKQSLDNFEIINKLEAVKNQLIKLKNNL is encoded by the coding sequence ATGTATGTAGAACTCCCAGAAAAACGGTATTACGGAATTGGTGAAGTTGCCAAAGCATTTGATGTAAATACATCATTAATCCGTTTTTGGGAAAAAGAGTTCGATATTCTTAAGCCTAAAAAGAATGCTAAAGGGAATCGTAAATTCACTCCTGAGGATATAAAAAACCTTAAGTTCATTTACCATCTTGTAAAAGAACGTGGATTTACTTTAGAAGGTGCAAAAACCCACTTAAAAGAAGAAAAAAAACAGTCTTTAGATAACTTTGAGATTATCAATAAGTTGGAAGCTGTAAAAAATCAGTTAATCAAATTAAAAAATAATTTGTAG
- a CDS encoding outer membrane beta-barrel protein has translation MKQFLFVLAIFCALFTNAQSKEFKISGTIISEAESTPLESATVHLERIKDSTLITYTISDKDGKFTLEGKSFDKDLNLFISYVGYRTHKQKIVLDKETINLDAIKLQTDDNALDEVVVTSRAPITVKKDTLEFNVASFKTKRDANVEDLLKQLPGVEVDEEGKISVNGKEVNKILVNGKPFFGNDPTITTRNLTKELISKVQITDTKTKAEAFAGEEGDKENKTINLTIKEDKNKGVFGRLSAGAGTDERYEFAGMLNVFDNDQRLSVLAGGNNTNSAGFSFGEITKMFGRGSVSFTSSGGGQSFSIGGRSFGGGQGITTSQNYGANYADKIGEKIDVSADYFYSKSNLENESTTERENILPDSRYYTNSSSNSYRESDSHRANLEFEIEVDSTFRIDIEPSFNATNSKREFSSSEASRDEGDVLTNESSSSSFVETIGKDFSNELDITKRFGSNGAFLRFSLNNDYNSTETDDYLNSTTNIYGTAPEDIIRDQFTDGNRVSKGFSTSLNYRLPINGKELYLDLKYSLNNSKRENEVSTYDFDSGTQDYTTFNTDLSTDFEYINKTNTPSVKLSYRKDKLFTSFETRYVFRSLQNKDFLRPNLSLEEDFEAVEIRSNLRYRFSTKSSVNFGYRLSNNSPDLSQLQPFQDVSDPLNTVTGNPNLEPSNNHNLYLYYNAFDFQKGTGFFGHFSTNFRNNQVVTNTTIDENFVRNTTYANVDGAYNVNGSVSYSKTIKIDTLKTVKYRVGLSTGVNKNINFNNGEKYASNNTSLSPSLGLTFTWKDIMELSPSYNISFTRNRFDLTNFKNQEFASHTVGIRTTTTVPKKVEWRNDISFNYNPQIASGFQKSAWSWNSTLAYSVLKDQGAITIKAYDLLNQNTNARRIATANYIQDSQSTVLQRYFMLSFSWKFNSLGPQANQSGRGRGSFRMMRH, from the coding sequence ATGAAACAATTTCTTTTTGTACTTGCAATTTTTTGTGCACTATTTACTAACGCACAATCTAAAGAATTTAAAATTTCTGGAACAATTATTTCTGAAGCAGAAAGTACGCCCTTAGAATCGGCAACTGTTCATCTTGAAAGAATAAAGGATAGTACTCTAATTACTTATACTATAAGTGATAAAGATGGGAAATTCACTTTAGAAGGAAAATCATTCGATAAAGACTTAAACTTATTTATTTCTTATGTAGGTTATAGAACACACAAGCAAAAAATTGTACTTGATAAAGAAACTATAAATCTTGACGCGATAAAACTACAGACAGATGATAATGCTTTGGATGAAGTGGTTGTAACTTCAAGAGCACCAATTACTGTAAAAAAAGACACCTTAGAGTTTAATGTGGCCTCTTTTAAAACCAAGAGGGATGCTAATGTAGAAGATCTACTAAAGCAATTACCAGGGGTTGAAGTTGATGAAGAAGGTAAGATTTCAGTTAATGGTAAAGAAGTAAACAAAATTTTGGTGAATGGAAAACCTTTCTTTGGTAACGACCCCACAATTACAACTAGAAATTTAACCAAAGAGCTTATTAGTAAAGTTCAAATTACGGATACAAAAACTAAAGCAGAAGCATTTGCAGGAGAAGAAGGCGATAAAGAAAATAAAACGATTAATCTTACTATAAAAGAAGATAAAAATAAAGGTGTTTTTGGGCGCTTGTCAGCAGGAGCTGGAACAGATGAGAGATATGAATTTGCTGGAATGCTCAATGTTTTTGATAATGATCAGCGTTTAAGCGTGTTAGCTGGAGGCAATAACACAAACTCTGCTGGATTTAGTTTTGGGGAGATTACTAAAATGTTTGGAAGAGGAAGTGTTTCTTTTACTAGTAGTGGAGGAGGGCAATCATTTAGCATTGGCGGACGTAGTTTTGGTGGAGGCCAAGGTATTACGACTTCTCAAAATTATGGTGCAAATTATGCCGATAAAATTGGAGAAAAGATAGATGTGTCAGCAGATTATTTTTATTCAAAAAGTAACTTAGAGAATGAGAGTACGACTGAAAGGGAGAATATCCTTCCAGATTCAAGATACTACACAAATTCCAGCTCAAATTCTTATAGAGAAAGCGATAGCCACAGAGCAAATTTAGAGTTTGAAATAGAAGTAGATTCAACATTTAGAATAGATATCGAACCATCTTTCAATGCGACTAATAGTAAAAGGGAGTTTTCTAGTAGTGAAGCATCAAGAGATGAGGGAGATGTTTTAACAAATGAATCGAGTTCTTCTTCATTTGTTGAAACTATAGGGAAGGACTTTAGTAATGAGTTAGATATAACTAAGAGATTTGGTAGTAATGGCGCTTTTTTAAGATTTAGTTTAAATAATGATTATAATTCTACTGAAACTGACGATTATTTAAACTCAACGACAAATATTTACGGAACTGCTCCAGAGGATATAATAAGAGATCAATTTACAGATGGTAACAGAGTCTCAAAAGGGTTTTCAACAAGCCTTAATTATAGATTGCCAATAAATGGTAAAGAACTTTATTTAGACTTAAAATATAGTTTGAACAACAGTAAACGCGAAAATGAAGTAAGTACCTATGATTTTGATTCTGGAACTCAAGATTACACAACTTTTAATACAGATTTGAGTACAGATTTTGAATATATTAATAAGACAAATACACCTTCTGTTAAGCTTAGTTATCGAAAGGATAAATTATTTACAAGTTTTGAAACGCGTTATGTATTTAGAAGCCTACAAAACAAAGACTTTTTAAGACCTAATTTAAGTTTAGAGGAAGATTTTGAAGCTGTAGAAATACGTTCAAATTTAAGATATAGATTTAGCACTAAATCTTCAGTTAATTTTGGGTATAGATTAAGTAATAATTCACCAGATTTATCGCAATTGCAGCCTTTTCAAGATGTATCAGATCCATTAAATACCGTTACTGGAAATCCAAACCTTGAACCAAGTAATAATCACAATTTGTATTTATATTATAATGCATTTGATTTTCAAAAAGGAACAGGCTTTTTTGGTCATTTTAGCACTAATTTTAGAAATAATCAAGTAGTTACAAATACTACTATTGATGAGAATTTTGTTAGAAATACAACTTACGCAAATGTTGATGGAGCATACAATGTAAATGGAAGTGTTAGTTATAGTAAAACGATTAAAATAGACACTTTAAAAACGGTTAAATATAGAGTAGGTTTATCAACTGGAGTTAATAAAAATATTAACTTTAATAATGGTGAGAAATATGCATCAAATAACACTTCTTTATCTCCAAGTTTAGGACTTACTTTTACTTGGAAAGATATTATGGAATTAAGCCCTAGTTATAACATATCATTTACTAGAAATAGATTTGACTTAACGAATTTTAAAAATCAAGAATTTGCTAGTCATACAGTTGGGATTCGAACAACAACGACGGTTCCTAAAAAGGTTGAATGGCGTAATGATATAAGCTTTAATTACAACCCTCAAATTGCATCAGGTTTTCAAAAAAGCGCATGGTCATGGAACTCAACATTGGCGTATTCAGTTTTAAAAGACCAAGGAGCAATTACCATAAAAGCTTACGATTTATTAAATCAAAATACAAATGCTAGAAGAATTGCAACCGCTAATTACATACAAGATTCGCAAAGTACTGTACTGCAACGTTACTTTATGCTAAGTTTTAGCTGGAAATTTAACAGTTTAGGGCCACAAGCTAATCAAAGTGGTCGTGGAAGAGGGAGTTTTAGAATGATGAGACATTAA
- the der gene encoding ribosome biogenesis GTPase Der, producing MGNIVAIVGRPNVGKSTFFNRLIQRREAIVDAVSGVTRDRHYGKSDWNGKEFSLIDTGGYVKGSDDVFEAEIDKQVELAIDEADAIIFMVDVESGVTGMDEDVAKLLRKVDKPVFLVINKVDNGKRAEDAVEFYSLGLGEYFTIASINGSGTGDLLDALVEALPEQEEVEENELPRFAVVGRPNAGKSSFINALIGEDRYIVTDIAGTTRDSIDTRYNRFGFEFNLVDTAGIRRKAKVKENLEFYSVMRSVRAIEHADVCLLVCDATRGFDGQVQNIFWLAERNRKGIVILVNKWDLVEKDNKTTKDFEKYIRQQIEPFTDVPIVFISALTKQRIFKAIETAVEVYKNRTKRIKTSVLNDVLLPIIENYPPPAYKGKFVKIKYIMQLPTPQPQFAFFCNLPQYVKEPYKRFLENKLREHFDFHGVPVSVYMRKK from the coding sequence ATGGGAAATATTGTTGCAATAGTAGGACGTCCTAATGTAGGGAAATCAACTTTTTTTAATCGTTTAATTCAAAGGCGAGAAGCAATTGTTGATGCTGTTAGTGGAGTGACTAGAGATAGGCATTATGGGAAGAGTGACTGGAATGGAAAGGAATTTTCGTTGATTGATACTGGAGGTTATGTAAAAGGAAGTGATGATGTTTTTGAAGCTGAAATAGACAAGCAAGTTGAGTTAGCGATTGATGAAGCAGACGCTATTATCTTTATGGTCGATGTAGAGTCTGGAGTTACTGGGATGGACGAAGATGTTGCTAAATTGCTACGAAAAGTTGATAAACCTGTTTTTTTAGTCATTAATAAAGTAGATAATGGTAAAAGAGCTGAAGATGCTGTTGAGTTTTATTCTTTAGGCCTTGGAGAGTATTTTACTATAGCGAGTATAAATGGTAGTGGAACTGGAGATTTGCTGGATGCCTTAGTTGAAGCTCTTCCAGAGCAAGAAGAAGTTGAAGAAAATGAACTTCCTCGATTTGCCGTTGTTGGTCGTCCAAATGCTGGAAAATCATCATTCATAAATGCGTTGATAGGAGAAGATCGATACATTGTTACAGATATTGCTGGAACCACAAGAGACTCTATTGATACAAGGTATAATCGATTTGGTTTTGAGTTTAATCTTGTTGATACTGCAGGAATTCGTAGAAAAGCTAAAGTAAAGGAAAACTTAGAGTTCTATTCAGTGATGCGAAGCGTAAGAGCGATTGAGCATGCTGATGTTTGTTTGTTAGTTTGTGATGCAACTAGAGGTTTTGATGGTCAAGTTCAAAATATATTTTGGCTAGCTGAACGTAACAGAAAAGGGATAGTGATACTTGTTAATAAATGGGATTTAGTTGAAAAAGATAATAAAACAACTAAGGATTTTGAAAAGTATATTCGTCAACAAATAGAGCCATTTACAGACGTGCCAATTGTGTTTATTTCTGCATTAACAAAGCAACGAATTTTCAAAGCTATTGAAACTGCTGTTGAGGTATACAAAAACAGAACGAAGCGTATTAAAACAAGTGTATTGAATGATGTATTGTTGCCAATAATTGAGAATTATCCACCACCTGCCTATAAAGGTAAATTTGTAAAAATAAAGTACATTATGCAGTTGCCTACACCGCAACCGCAGTTTGCGTTTTTTTGTAACCTTCCTCAGTATGTAAAAGAACCTTATAAGCGTTTTCTAGAAAATAAGTTAAGAGAACATTTTGATTTTCATGGAGTTCCAGTAAGTGTCTACATGAGAAAGAAATAG
- the alaS gene encoding alanine--tRNA ligase, producing the protein MKSQDVRQKFLDFFESKKHSIVASAPMVVKNDPTLMFVNSGMAPFKEYFLGNAQPKNNRIADSQKCLRVSGKHNDLEEVGYDTYHHTLFEMLGNWSFGDYFKNEAIAWSWELLTEVYGIDKDVLYVTVFEGSDDADNLKMDTEAYDIWKQYISEDRILKGNKKDNFWEMGDQGPCGPCSEIHVDIRSDEEKAKIDGKSLVNMDHPQVVEIWNLVFMQYNRKANGSLEVLPNKHIDTGMGFERLCMVLQDVKSNYDTDVFTPIIREIETITDKDYGKNNEVDIAIRVISDHVRAVAFSIADGQLPSNTGAGYVIRRILRRAVRYGFTFLDKKEPFIYRLVDVLSKKMGKAFPELKSQKQLIENVIKEEEASFLRTLDQGLVLLNGIVKETKGNTVSGEKAFELYDTYGFPIDLTALILSEKGLKLDEEGFNEQLQKQKNRSRAASEMSTDDWTVLVDDAEQEFIGYDALEANVKITRYRKVTSKKDGEMYQLVFNLTPFYAEGGGQVGDKGYLEDTHGDVVYILDTKKENNVIIHFTKNLPDYLLETFKAVVDAKQRQRTEANHTATHLLHQALREVLGDHVEQKGSAVHSKYLRFDFSHFSKLTTEQLRDVENFVNARINEKLPLEENRNVPMEQAIADGAMALFGEKYGDTVRTIRFGQSMELCGGTHVKNTGDIWHFKIRSESAIASGVRRIEAITNDAVKDFYFDTNRAYFEIRDLLNNAKDPVKAVSDLKDENTDLKKQIESLLKDKAKNIKGELKGELQEINGVQFLAKQLDLDASGMKDLCFELGSEFNNLFLLFGSENDGKALLTCYVSKELVTERNLNAGQVVRELGKYIQGGGGGQPFFATAGGKKPKGINEALAEAKKYIQ; encoded by the coding sequence ATGAAGTCTCAAGACGTACGACAGAAATTTTTGGATTTTTTTGAAAGCAAAAAACACAGCATTGTAGCATCTGCACCAATGGTTGTTAAAAATGATCCTACGCTTATGTTTGTTAATTCGGGAATGGCGCCTTTTAAAGAATACTTTTTAGGAAATGCGCAGCCAAAAAACAATCGAATTGCTGATTCTCAAAAGTGTCTACGTGTTTCTGGAAAACATAATGATTTAGAAGAAGTTGGTTATGACACATACCATCATACATTGTTTGAAATGCTTGGTAACTGGAGTTTTGGTGATTATTTTAAAAATGAAGCTATTGCTTGGTCTTGGGAATTATTGACTGAGGTTTATGGTATAGATAAAGATGTTTTATATGTGACTGTTTTTGAAGGAAGTGATGATGCGGATAATTTAAAAATGGATACTGAAGCTTACGATATTTGGAAACAATACATATCTGAAGATCGCATTTTGAAAGGAAATAAGAAAGATAATTTCTGGGAAATGGGAGATCAAGGACCTTGTGGACCTTGTAGTGAAATACATGTAGATATTCGTTCGGATGAAGAAAAAGCAAAGATTGATGGAAAATCTTTGGTAAATATGGACCATCCTCAAGTGGTTGAGATTTGGAATCTAGTCTTTATGCAATACAATCGAAAAGCAAATGGTTCACTTGAAGTATTGCCTAATAAACATATTGATACAGGAATGGGATTTGAGCGTTTATGTATGGTATTACAGGATGTAAAATCTAATTATGATACAGATGTGTTTACACCAATAATTCGCGAGATTGAAACTATAACTGACAAGGATTATGGAAAAAATAATGAGGTAGATATAGCAATTCGTGTAATTTCGGACCATGTTCGTGCAGTTGCATTTTCTATTGCTGATGGGCAATTACCAAGCAACACTGGTGCAGGTTATGTAATACGACGTATTTTACGTAGAGCTGTACGCTATGGTTTCACTTTTTTAGATAAAAAAGAGCCTTTTATTTATAGATTGGTTGATGTGTTGAGTAAAAAAATGGGAAAAGCATTTCCTGAATTAAAATCTCAAAAACAATTAATTGAAAACGTAATTAAAGAAGAAGAAGCTTCTTTTTTAAGAACACTCGATCAAGGTTTAGTATTATTAAATGGCATTGTTAAGGAAACTAAAGGAAATACTGTTTCTGGAGAAAAGGCTTTTGAGTTATATGATACCTATGGTTTTCCAATAGATTTAACAGCTTTAATTCTTTCTGAAAAAGGATTGAAATTAGATGAAGAAGGCTTTAATGAGCAACTTCAAAAACAAAAAAACAGATCACGAGCTGCAAGCGAAATGTCAACAGACGATTGGACAGTTCTAGTTGATGATGCTGAACAAGAGTTTATAGGTTATGATGCTTTAGAAGCAAATGTGAAAATCACAAGATACCGAAAAGTAACCTCTAAAAAAGATGGTGAAATGTATCAATTGGTATTCAATTTAACACCTTTTTATGCAGAAGGTGGTGGTCAAGTAGGAGATAAAGGCTATTTGGAAGATACACATGGCGATGTGGTTTATATTTTAGACACAAAGAAAGAAAACAATGTCATCATTCATTTTACTAAAAACTTACCAGATTATTTATTAGAAACTTTCAAAGCAGTAGTAGATGCGAAACAGCGTCAAAGAACTGAGGCTAATCATACAGCAACACATTTATTGCATCAAGCTTTAAGAGAAGTTCTAGGTGACCATGTTGAGCAAAAAGGAAGTGCGGTACATTCTAAGTATTTACGATTTGATTTTTCACATTTTTCCAAATTGACTACTGAACAATTGCGAGATGTTGAAAATTTTGTAAATGCTCGAATTAACGAAAAATTACCTTTAGAAGAAAATAGAAATGTACCAATGGAGCAAGCAATTGCAGATGGAGCAATGGCGTTGTTTGGTGAAAAATACGGAGATACAGTTAGAACCATTCGTTTTGGACAATCTATGGAATTATGCGGAGGAACTCACGTAAAAAATACAGGAGACATTTGGCATTTTAAAATTCGCTCAGAAAGCGCTATCGCATCAGGAGTTAGACGAATAGAAGCTATCACTAATGATGCTGTTAAAGATTTTTATTTTGATACGAATAGAGCGTATTTTGAAATTAGAGATTTACTTAATAACGCTAAAGACCCCGTGAAAGCTGTCTCCGATTTAAAAGACGAAAACACCGATTTAAAAAAGCAAATAGAAAGCTTATTAAAAGATAAGGCTAAGAATATTAAAGGAGAGTTAAAAGGGGAATTGCAAGAAATTAACGGCGTTCAATTTTTAGCAAAACAATTAGACTTGGATGCCTCTGGTATGAAAGATTTATGTTTTGAATTAGGAAGTGAGTTTAATAATCTATTCTTGCTATTTGGTTCTGAAAATGATGGAAAAGCTTTACTGACTTGCTATGTATCCAAAGAGTTAGTTACTGAGAGAAACCTAAATGCTGGTCAAGTAGTTAGAGAATTAGGTAAATATATTCAAGGCGGAGGTGGAGGACAGCCTTTCTTTGCAACTGCAGGTGGTAAAAAACCAAAGGGGATTAATGAGGCTTTAGCTGAAGCAAAAAAATACATTCAGTAA
- a CDS encoding M23 family metallopeptidase, whose product MSKVKYYYDSETLSYRKVVRRKRTTAKYIFMFLLGSALFGFMFVFIASQYFESPKEKALARELQNMQFQYELLDKKMDEAESVLANVEERDNAIYRLYFEANPIPNEQRRQGFGGINRYKQFEGYDNSKLIIDANRRIDIIQKQIVVQSKSLDEIAVLAEDKEKFLATIPAIQPVNNEELTRMASGYGYRTDPFTKVRKFHYGMDFTAPRGTPIYATGDGVVKRADSGATGYGKHIRIDHGYGYVSLYAHLYKYNVKKNQKVKRGDLIGFVGSTGRSEAPHLHYEIFKDGVRINPINFYYGNLSAKEFSELLAKASLENQSLD is encoded by the coding sequence ATGTCTAAAGTAAAATATTATTACGATTCAGAAACACTTTCATACAGGAAAGTAGTACGTAGAAAAAGAACTACTGCTAAGTATATTTTTATGTTCTTATTAGGATCTGCCTTGTTTGGTTTTATGTTTGTATTTATCGCTAGTCAGTATTTTGAATCTCCAAAAGAGAAAGCTTTAGCAAGAGAATTGCAAAACATGCAATTTCAATATGAATTGTTAGACAAAAAAATGGATGAAGCTGAGTCAGTTTTAGCAAACGTCGAAGAACGAGACAATGCTATTTATAGGCTCTATTTTGAAGCAAATCCAATACCAAATGAACAAAGACGTCAAGGTTTTGGAGGAATTAATCGATACAAACAATTTGAGGGTTATGATAATTCAAAACTAATTATTGATGCTAATCGACGTATTGATATTATTCAAAAACAAATTGTGGTACAATCTAAATCATTAGATGAAATTGCTGTATTAGCAGAGGATAAAGAAAAGTTTTTAGCAACTATTCCAGCTATTCAACCTGTAAACAACGAAGAACTAACACGTATGGCTTCTGGTTATGGTTATAGAACTGATCCTTTTACCAAGGTTAGAAAATTTCATTATGGTATGGATTTTACTGCACCCAGAGGCACACCAATTTATGCTACTGGAGATGGTGTTGTAAAACGTGCTGATTCAGGAGCAACAGGATATGGTAAACATATACGTATAGACCATGGTTATGGTTATGTTAGTTTGTATGCGCATCTTTATAAGTATAACGTAAAGAAAAATCAAAAGGTAAAACGAGGTGATCTTATTGGTTTTGTTGGTAGTACTGGAAGGTCAGAAGCACCTCATTTACATTATGAAATATTTAAAGATGGTGTAAGAATTAATCCAATAAATTTCTACTATGGAAATTTATCTGCAAAAGAATTTAGTGAGCTTTTAGCAAAAGCATCCTTAGAAAACCAATCCCTAGACTAA